One genomic window of Mailhella massiliensis includes the following:
- the catA gene encoding type A chloramphenicol O-acetyltransferase: MSFTVINRQNWPRNAHFEHYLSLVPCQYSMTVSLDITSLVKTGRKLYPSMLYALSSVVNRHEEFRMAFNDKDELGIYDRLCPSYTIFHKDTETFSTLWTTYDDDYETFLRSCKSDMESFGNVKDFEAKPQTPVNSFPVSMIPWESFESFHLHLPRAERYFFPIFTMGKYVEREGKFLLPLAVQVHHAVCDGFHVCRLTGELRELVACL, encoded by the coding sequence GTGAGCTTCACCGTCATCAACAGACAGAACTGGCCGCGCAACGCCCATTTCGAGCATTATCTCTCCCTTGTTCCCTGCCAGTACAGCATGACCGTTTCTCTGGACATCACCTCCCTCGTGAAAACGGGAAGGAAACTGTATCCCTCCATGCTGTACGCCCTCTCCTCCGTGGTCAACAGGCATGAGGAATTCCGCATGGCCTTCAACGACAAAGATGAACTCGGCATATACGACAGGCTCTGCCCTTCCTACACCATCTTTCACAAAGACACGGAAACCTTCTCCACGCTCTGGACGACATACGACGACGATTATGAAACCTTTCTCCGCTCCTGCAAAAGCGACATGGAGAGTTTCGGAAACGTGAAGGACTTTGAAGCAAAACCGCAGACGCCGGTGAACAGCTTCCCCGTCTCCATGATTCCCTGGGAAAGTTTCGAAAGCTTCCACCTGCATCTTCCCAGGGCGGAGCGCTACTTCTTCCCCATATTCACCATGGGAAAATATGTTGAACGGGAAGGGAAATTCCTGCTGCCGCTGGCCGTGCAGGTGCATCACGCGGTGTGCGACGGCTTTCACGTCTGCCGCCTTACGGGGGAGCTCAGGGAGCTTGTCGCCTGCCTGTAG
- a CDS encoding metal-sensing transcriptional repressor, translated as MDSDNLHRRLKKIIGQVQAIDRMIDEDVPCEDVLAQINAAKSALHKAGQVVLEGHIRHCVRDGIEHGDADQTIASFTKAVERFANMN; from the coding sequence ATGGACTCCGATAATCTGCACCGGAGACTGAAAAAAATCATCGGTCAGGTACAGGCCATAGACCGCATGATCGATGAGGACGTCCCCTGCGAGGATGTCCTCGCCCAGATCAACGCCGCAAAATCGGCCCTGCACAAGGCCGGTCAGGTGGTGCTGGAAGGTCATATCCGCCACTGCGTGCGCGACGGCATCGAACACGGCGACGCCGATCAGACCATAGCCAGCTTCACCAAGGCCGTGGAACGCTTCGCCAACATGAACTGA
- a CDS encoding YitT family protein encodes MTFSLKNDFKIILAVCVASVLMALNINTFVQTGGLYPGGATGLTILIQRLSEKFMGIHLSFAVVNFLLNMIPIYIGFRYIGKRFTLYSCLMILLTGVLTDIIPSYIITYDILLISIFGGIINGFAISLCLRMDTTSGGTDFIAIYLSRKKGIDSWNIILYFNVILLLVAGFSFGWDKALYSIFFQYTTTQVLHILYTRYQKKTLFIVTDKPKEVCDVIYATSKHGATILKGEGSFHLNERSLVYSVVSSDESKKVVNAIREVDPHSFINTVKTQELAGLFYQRPTL; translated from the coding sequence ATGACGTTCAGCTTGAAAAACGACTTCAAGATCATTCTTGCCGTGTGCGTCGCGTCCGTCCTTATGGCGCTCAACATCAATACCTTCGTGCAGACCGGCGGACTCTATCCCGGCGGAGCCACGGGGCTGACCATTCTCATCCAGCGCCTTTCGGAAAAGTTCATGGGCATCCATCTTTCCTTTGCGGTGGTCAACTTTCTGCTGAACATGATCCCCATCTACATCGGGTTCCGCTACATCGGCAAAAGGTTCACCCTCTACTCCTGCCTGATGATTCTGCTCACCGGCGTTCTCACGGACATCATTCCTTCCTACATCATCACCTACGATATTCTGCTCATCAGCATCTTCGGCGGCATCATCAACGGTTTCGCCATAAGCCTGTGCCTGCGCATGGACACCACCAGCGGCGGCACGGACTTCATCGCCATCTATCTTTCCCGGAAAAAAGGCATCGATTCCTGGAACATCATCCTGTATTTCAACGTCATCCTGCTGCTGGTGGCAGGCTTTTCCTTCGGCTGGGACAAGGCCCTCTACTCCATCTTCTTCCAGTACACCACCACGCAGGTGCTGCATATCCTCTATACGCGCTACCAGAAGAAAACCCTGTTCATCGTCACCGACAAACCCAAGGAAGTGTGCGACGTCATCTACGCCACCTCCAAACACGGGGCGACCATTCTCAAGGGAGAGGGTTCCTTCCATCTTAACGAACGCAGCCTCGTCTACTCCGTGGTATCCAGCGACGAAAGCAAGAAAGTGGTGAACGCCATCCGGGAAGTGGACCCCCATTCCTTCATCAATACGGTGAAAACGCAGGAACTTGCCGGTCTTTTCTATCAGCGCCCCACGCTGTAG
- a CDS encoding HPP family protein has protein sequence MSRILSKMRGGGRHAPRCSAKEILLSWLGSCLAIALIALLERLVTPGTGFPLLIGSFGASAVLTFGAVQSPLAQPRNLVGGHVISALTGVSAGLLFPDVTWLAACLAVSTAIALMLLTGTLHPPGGATALIAVTGGEGIRQLGYWYALVPCLAGALIMLIIALVVNNLPRSRRYPLYW, from the coding sequence ATGTCGAGGATTCTGAGCAAGATGCGGGGCGGGGGACGACATGCGCCCCGCTGCAGCGCAAAAGAAATTCTGCTTTCCTGGCTGGGGAGCTGTCTGGCCATAGCCCTTATTGCGCTGCTGGAGCGCCTCGTCACGCCCGGTACGGGCTTTCCCCTGCTCATCGGCTCCTTCGGCGCTTCTGCGGTTCTGACCTTCGGGGCCGTGCAGAGTCCGCTGGCCCAGCCGCGCAACCTCGTGGGCGGACATGTGATTTCCGCCCTCACCGGAGTGAGCGCAGGGCTTCTTTTCCCCGACGTCACCTGGCTTGCGGCCTGCCTCGCCGTATCCACGGCCATAGCGCTCATGCTTCTGACCGGAACGCTGCATCCCCCGGGCGGAGCCACGGCCCTCATCGCCGTTACCGGAGGAGAAGGCATACGGCAACTGGGCTACTGGTATGCGCTTGTCCCCTGCCTGGCCGGCGCGCTCATCATGCTCATCATCGCCCTTGTGGTCAACAATCTGCCCCGTTCCCGCCGCTACCCGCTCTACTGGTAA
- a CDS encoding MIP/aquaporin family protein — MPYLAEFLGTMMLILLGDGVVANVNLNRSGMKGAGAVQITFAWGLAVMLPAFIFGASSGAHFNPALTVALAAGGYFRWTMVPGYCIAQMAGAFVGACLVYVLFKDQFDATDDPDIKRGVFCTSPAVPDRVRNLISEIIGTFVLVFAILGLNQVPDMPGGVNYLLVFGIIVSIGMSLGGLTGYAINPARDWGPRLAHTVLPIRGKGASHWDYAVVPLVGPMLGGLVAVMLYHVLPWANAV; from the coding sequence ATGCCGTATCTTGCTGAATTTCTCGGTACCATGATGCTGATTCTTCTGGGCGACGGCGTAGTGGCCAACGTCAATCTGAACAGATCCGGCATGAAGGGGGCCGGGGCCGTGCAGATCACCTTTGCCTGGGGCCTTGCCGTCATGCTGCCCGCCTTCATTTTCGGCGCGTCTTCGGGGGCGCATTTCAATCCCGCGCTTACCGTGGCGCTCGCTGCGGGCGGCTATTTCCGCTGGACCATGGTACCCGGCTACTGCATTGCCCAGATGGCGGGGGCCTTTGTGGGCGCGTGCCTTGTGTATGTGCTTTTCAAGGATCAGTTCGACGCTACGGACGACCCGGATATCAAGCGCGGGGTCTTCTGCACCTCTCCCGCCGTACCCGACCGTGTCCGCAATCTCATCAGCGAGATCATCGGCACCTTTGTGCTGGTCTTCGCCATTCTCGGCCTGAATCAGGTTCCCGACATGCCGGGAGGCGTCAACTATCTTCTGGTGTTCGGCATCATCGTTTCCATAGGCATGAGCCTCGGCGGTCTTACCGGCTATGCCATCAATCCCGCACGCGACTGGGGGCCCCGCCTGGCCCATACCGTTCTGCCCATCCGCGGCAAGGGGGCTTCCCACTGGGATTACGCGGTGGTGCCGCTGGTCGGCCCCATGCTCGGCGGGCTTGTGGCCGTGATGCTTTATCATGTTCTTCCCTGGGCAAACGCAGTTTGA
- a CDS encoding heavy metal translocating P-type ATPase, which produces MNKKDMLSLWHDFKTDITFLFLSGLALLFSMFAPQAFPADPAWVAIVLCGFPIVKGAVVGLVTEFDIKADVLVATALIASVIIGEDFAAGEVAFIMQLGSLLEEATTARARAGIEKLVNLTPRTARFLKDGKEVPAPADDVRAGDRLRVLPGETIPADGIIIRGESSVDQALLTGESLPVDKKEGDEVYSGTVNRFGTFDMEATKSGENSSLQRMIRLVQSADAGKAKVVRLADRWATWIVAGAFAAALAVWFVTGEIIRAVTILVVFCPCSLVLATPTAIVAAIGNLTQHGILVREGDALERLAEVKTCAFDKTGTLTCGTPKVTAVRVFDGVTSEDGLFRLAAGAEQRSEHPLGRAVVQSFRERSASSLPAVDSFHMFPGKGVRALMGKDDVIAGSPAFLEGEGITLEEEALRHAASFLDEGCTVIWVAVNGKPLGILALADLPRPDAAATVRALKDSGITPVLLTGDHANAARHIAAALGIDEVHAGCLPEDKLRFMDERSDRVCMTGDGINDAPALKKAHVGMAMGGMGSDIAVDAADLVLVRDGIGEVPHAFQLSRRMMSAIRFNLTFSMLLNFAAIILASLGLLTPVTGALVHNAGSVAVILHSALLLKWKSGQSGSSAAALSQNNVENALPPL; this is translated from the coding sequence ATGAACAAGAAGGATATGCTGTCGCTCTGGCACGATTTCAAAACGGACATCACGTTTCTCTTTCTTTCCGGCCTCGCGCTGCTTTTCAGCATGTTCGCGCCGCAGGCCTTTCCCGCAGATCCGGCATGGGTCGCCATTGTTCTCTGCGGCTTTCCCATCGTGAAGGGAGCCGTGGTCGGACTGGTGACGGAATTCGACATCAAGGCCGACGTGCTCGTGGCCACGGCGCTCATCGCCTCGGTCATCATCGGTGAGGACTTCGCCGCCGGAGAGGTGGCCTTCATCATGCAGCTCGGTTCGCTGCTGGAAGAAGCCACCACGGCCCGCGCACGGGCAGGGATAGAAAAGCTGGTGAACCTCACGCCCCGCACGGCGCGCTTTCTGAAAGACGGAAAGGAGGTTCCGGCCCCGGCCGACGACGTACGCGCAGGCGACAGGCTCCGCGTGCTTCCCGGGGAAACCATTCCTGCCGACGGCATCATCATACGCGGGGAAAGCTCGGTGGATCAGGCCCTGCTCACCGGGGAATCCCTGCCCGTGGATAAAAAGGAAGGGGACGAAGTGTACAGCGGCACGGTAAACCGTTTCGGCACCTTCGACATGGAAGCGACGAAAAGCGGAGAAAACAGCTCCCTCCAACGCATGATACGGCTGGTGCAGTCGGCGGATGCAGGCAAGGCCAAAGTGGTGCGCCTTGCGGACCGCTGGGCCACATGGATTGTGGCCGGAGCCTTTGCCGCAGCCCTTGCCGTATGGTTCGTCACCGGAGAAATCATACGCGCGGTCACCATTCTCGTGGTGTTCTGCCCCTGTTCGCTGGTTCTGGCCACGCCCACGGCCATCGTGGCCGCCATCGGCAACCTCACGCAGCACGGCATTCTGGTACGGGAGGGCGACGCTCTGGAACGCCTTGCCGAGGTGAAGACCTGCGCCTTCGACAAAACGGGCACGCTCACCTGCGGCACGCCGAAGGTCACCGCCGTGCGCGTGTTCGACGGCGTCACGTCGGAAGACGGGCTCTTCCGCCTTGCCGCAGGCGCGGAGCAGCGTTCGGAACACCCCCTGGGCAGGGCCGTGGTGCAGAGCTTCCGGGAACGCAGCGCATCCTCCCTTCCTGCCGTGGACTCCTTCCACATGTTTCCCGGCAAAGGCGTGCGCGCCCTCATGGGAAAGGACGACGTCATTGCGGGCAGCCCGGCCTTTCTTGAAGGCGAAGGCATAACGCTGGAGGAAGAAGCATTACGCCATGCCGCATCGTTCCTTGATGAAGGGTGCACCGTCATCTGGGTGGCCGTGAACGGAAAGCCCCTGGGAATTCTCGCCCTTGCCGACCTGCCGAGACCCGACGCCGCCGCCACCGTACGCGCGCTGAAGGACTCCGGCATCACGCCCGTTCTGCTCACCGGCGACCACGCAAACGCGGCCCGGCACATCGCCGCAGCGCTCGGCATCGACGAAGTTCATGCCGGCTGCCTGCCCGAGGACAAGCTGCGCTTCATGGATGAGAGAAGCGACAGGGTCTGCATGACGGGCGACGGCATCAACGACGCACCGGCCCTGAAAAAAGCCCATGTGGGCATGGCTATGGGCGGCATGGGCAGCGACATTGCCGTGGATGCGGCGGATCTTGTCCTCGTACGCGACGGCATAGGCGAGGTACCGCACGCCTTCCAGCTTTCAAGGCGCATGATGTCGGCCATACGCTTCAACCTCACCTTTTCCATGCTGCTGAACTTCGCGGCCATCATTCTCGCCTCGCTCGGCCTGCTCACCCCCGTCACGGGCGCGCTCGTCCACAACGCCGGTTCCGTGGCCGTCATTCTTCATTCCGCCCTGCTGCTGAAGTGGAAATCGGGACAGAGCGGCAGCTCTGCGGCCGCACTTTCTCAAAACAACGTGGAAAACGCCCTTCCTCCCCTGTAA
- the glpK gene encoding glycerol kinase GlpK produces MAKYIMALDAGTTSSRCILFNEKGEACSVAQKEFTQYFPQPGWVEHDAMEIWLTQYAVAAEALAKVEADAADIAAIGITNQRETTIVWDKETGEPIHHAIVWQDRRTAEYCDSLRARGLNETFRAKTGLVIDPYFSATKIRWILENVPGAREKAEAGQLLFGTVETWLIWKLTGGKVHITDYSNAARTLLFNIVDLKWDEEIMAELGIPANMLPEARPSSCVYGETVQELFGGAIPIAGAAGDQQAALFGQTCFEPGEAKNTYGTGCFMLMNTGEKPIFSKNGLVTTIAWGLDGKVNYALEGSIFVAGSAIQWLRDQLRVVDSASDSEYFAKKVPDTNGCYVVPAFTGLGAPHWDPYARGAIVGLTRGVNRYHIIRATLESLAYQTYEVLGAMEADSGIKMTSLKVDGGASANNLLMQMQADINQAPVNRPVCVETTAMGAAYLAGLAVGYWKNKDDVISNWASDKVFGPKITRTERDKKVRGWKKAVKCAYAWAKEDD; encoded by the coding sequence ATGGCCAAGTATATTATGGCGCTGGACGCCGGTACCACTTCCAGCCGTTGCATCCTGTTTAATGAAAAGGGTGAGGCGTGCAGCGTGGCCCAGAAGGAGTTCACGCAGTATTTTCCGCAGCCCGGCTGGGTGGAACATGACGCCATGGAAATCTGGCTGACCCAGTACGCCGTGGCAGCCGAGGCTCTGGCCAAGGTGGAAGCCGACGCCGCCGATATCGCGGCCATAGGCATTACCAATCAGCGCGAGACCACCATCGTGTGGGACAAGGAAACGGGCGAGCCCATCCATCACGCCATCGTGTGGCAGGACCGCCGTACTGCCGAATACTGCGACAGCCTGCGCGCCAGGGGGCTGAACGAGACCTTCCGCGCCAAGACGGGCCTTGTCATCGACCCGTACTTCTCCGCCACCAAGATCCGCTGGATTCTGGAAAACGTGCCCGGTGCGCGTGAAAAGGCCGAGGCCGGGCAGCTTCTGTTCGGTACCGTGGAAACCTGGCTCATCTGGAAGCTCACCGGCGGCAAGGTGCATATTACCGACTACTCCAACGCCGCCCGCACGCTGCTTTTCAACATCGTCGACCTGAAGTGGGACGAAGAGATCATGGCCGAGCTCGGCATTCCTGCGAACATGCTTCCCGAAGCCAGGCCTTCCAGCTGCGTGTACGGGGAAACCGTGCAGGAACTCTTCGGCGGAGCCATTCCCATTGCCGGCGCCGCGGGCGACCAGCAGGCCGCGCTCTTCGGCCAGACCTGCTTTGAACCCGGCGAAGCCAAGAACACCTACGGTACCGGCTGCTTCATGCTCATGAACACGGGCGAAAAGCCCATTTTCTCCAAGAACGGCCTTGTCACCACCATTGCCTGGGGGCTGGACGGCAAGGTGAATTACGCTCTGGAAGGTTCCATTTTCGTGGCCGGTTCCGCCATACAGTGGCTGCGCGACCAGCTGCGCGTGGTGGATTCCGCTTCCGACTCCGAATACTTCGCCAAGAAGGTGCCCGATACCAACGGCTGCTATGTGGTTCCCGCCTTCACCGGACTCGGAGCGCCGCACTGGGACCCCTATGCCCGCGGCGCCATCGTGGGCCTTACCCGCGGCGTGAACCGTTACCACATCATCCGCGCCACGCTGGAATCCCTGGCCTATCAGACCTATGAGGTGCTGGGCGCCATGGAGGCCGATTCCGGCATCAAGATGACCTCCCTCAAGGTGGACGGCGGCGCTTCCGCCAACAACCTGCTCATGCAGATGCAGGCCGATATCAACCAGGCTCCGGTGAACCGCCCCGTATGCGTGGAAACTACGGCCATGGGCGCCGCCTATCTGGCCGGTCTGGCCGTAGGCTACTGGAAGAACAAGGACGACGTCATCAGCAACTGGGCCAGCGACAAGGTGTTCGGGCCGAAGATCACCCGTACCGAACGCGACAAGAAGGTGCGCGGCTGGAAGAAGGCCGTGAAGTGCGCCTATGCCTGGGCCAAGGAAGACGACTAG
- the rlmD gene encoding 23S rRNA (uracil(1939)-C(5))-methyltransferase RlmD translates to MEYHTGDTLEMELVGLSSDGRAVGRSAEGMTVFVRGGVPGQTVVARLTGVKKRMAEAELVEVRQRAKEERPAPCPHAGSCGGCPWQILPHAVQLEWKRRIVQDSLQRIGRLHLPEERILPVLSAGEEKQWGYRNKMEFAFAANGEGRTLLGLRERSSRRVTEVTHCLLQSPRTMAVLDELRRLCEKYRLHAAAAPQKERRQRHGAFSRSVRQNDILRFAVIREPLAGGCLVELITQPSPQEAGNIRSMGRELLDGPCGVTGFVHSIRRSESDVAYGEETAFTLGEAQLRETLRLQGRDVTFRLDHNSFFQVNSRAAELLYNAAADLASSLFGSPEKGIWGENCWDIYCGAGGLALTMAPHFRHVFGLEAVAPAVDLARKNAGAAGGETTFRFEAGDAANLEQRFSRMGTPDLLVTDPPRAGMDEHTVKAILRHRPPRMVLVSCNPATLARDLALLAPAYHIRAVQPVDLFPQTPHVETLAALESGAGA, encoded by the coding sequence ATGGAATATCATACGGGCGATACGCTGGAAATGGAACTTGTCGGCCTTTCCTCCGACGGCAGGGCCGTAGGGCGCAGCGCGGAAGGCATGACCGTATTCGTCCGGGGAGGCGTTCCCGGGCAGACTGTCGTTGCGCGCCTTACCGGAGTGAAGAAGCGCATGGCCGAGGCGGAACTTGTCGAGGTGCGGCAGAGGGCGAAGGAAGAACGTCCCGCCCCGTGCCCCCATGCCGGAAGCTGCGGAGGCTGCCCGTGGCAGATTCTGCCCCATGCCGTGCAGCTCGAATGGAAAAGGCGCATCGTGCAGGACTCTCTGCAGCGCATAGGCAGGCTTCATCTGCCGGAAGAGCGCATTCTGCCCGTACTTTCCGCCGGGGAAGAAAAACAGTGGGGCTACAGGAACAAAATGGAGTTCGCCTTTGCCGCCAACGGCGAAGGCCGGACGCTGCTCGGCCTCAGGGAACGCTCTTCCCGCCGCGTGACGGAAGTGACGCATTGCCTGCTTCAGAGCCCGCGTACCATGGCGGTGCTCGACGAACTGCGCCGCCTGTGCGAAAAATACCGCCTGCACGCAGCCGCCGCACCGCAGAAGGAACGCAGGCAGCGCCACGGAGCCTTCAGCCGGTCGGTACGGCAGAACGACATTCTGCGCTTCGCCGTCATCCGCGAACCTCTGGCCGGGGGCTGCCTTGTGGAGCTCATCACCCAGCCTTCCCCGCAGGAGGCGGGCAATATCCGCAGCATGGGCCGGGAACTTCTGGACGGCCCCTGCGGGGTGACGGGCTTCGTCCACAGCATACGCCGCAGTGAAAGCGACGTTGCCTACGGGGAGGAAACCGCCTTCACCCTGGGGGAAGCGCAGCTTCGGGAAACGCTGCGCCTTCAGGGAAGAGACGTGACCTTCCGCCTCGATCACAATTCCTTCTTTCAGGTGAACAGCCGCGCGGCGGAACTGCTGTACAACGCTGCGGCCGACCTCGCCTCCTCCCTGTTCGGCAGTCCCGAAAAAGGCATATGGGGGGAAAACTGCTGGGACATTTACTGCGGCGCGGGAGGACTCGCCCTCACCATGGCGCCGCATTTCCGGCATGTCTTCGGGCTGGAAGCGGTGGCTCCGGCCGTGGATCTGGCCAGGAAAAACGCCGGAGCTGCCGGAGGAGAAACGACTTTCCGCTTTGAAGCGGGCGACGCCGCCAATCTCGAACAGCGCTTTTCCCGCATGGGGACGCCGGACCTTCTCGTCACCGACCCGCCGCGCGCGGGCATGGATGAGCACACGGTGAAGGCCATACTCCGTCACCGCCCGCCGCGCATGGTGCTTGTATCCTGCAATCCCGCCACGCTTGCGCGCGACCTTGCCCTGCTCGCCCCCGCCTACCACATCCGCGCCGTGCAGCCCGTGGACCTCTTCCCCCAGACGCCCCATGTGGAAACCCTGGCCGCGCTGGAGTCCGGGGCCGGAGCGTGA